Below is a genomic region from Leptospira venezuelensis.
TAAGAAGTTAACTTGAAGAACCCTATATCTTCAGTGATTATTCCTTTCTTCTTATCTACTAAGAGAGAAATAAATTGGAATGTATAATAGCTGATTGTCAAAGGAAGAACTACTTCGAATCCGGCCCAGTCCAACGATTTGGAAAGTATTCCATCTAAGCTGACCTTATTTTGAAAATCAGGAATTCCAAAAAATATCCCGATAATATCAGCAAAAAAATAGAAATATTTAAAAAAAGCTAAATTAAGAACATTGAATCCAACCGAGACAGGCAAGAACCATTTTTTCGATAAGAAAAATCGAATGAATGCCCAGTTGATGGCCACTACTATGATAAGGTGGAATAAAAACTTCCAGGAGGAGAATGCGTAAAATAACGCAGAACTTAAGATAAGAAAATATTTCTTTAAAGCGTCCGGAAGATTCCAATACACCAGAAATACTAAACAGAAAAAAAATAAAAATTCTAAACTGGTAAAATTCATGGTCTCCAAACTTTAGGATCCAATAAGACAAACTTACCTTCTCCGATTTTCAATTTTTCCAAGGAAAGTTTTCCGATCCGTATTCTTTGTAGATCAATCACCCTTCCCCCGAGTATCGAGAACATTCTGCGGATCTGACGTTTTCTTCCTTGCTTCAAGATCACTCTGAACTTGGAAGATTCTTCACCTTTTACTAAGGATGTAACCTTCTCCGCTTTCAAAAATTCTCCCTCGTCCATAAACCCCTTAGTGAATCTGTCCTTCACTTCCTTGGCATCCAATTCTTCTTCTAAGATTACTTCGTATTCTTTTTCGGAACCTTCGGATGGATGGGTGATTTCTTGGACTAAATTCCCTTGGTCGGATAAAAGAAGAAGTCCCCTGGAATCCAGATCCAATCTTCCTGCTATAAAAAGTTTTCCGTATTTTTTAGGGAGTAATTCAAAAACTGTATTGGAATGAAAACGATCGCTATGGGAGCAAAGAAAACCTTTAGGTTTGTTTAATGCGAGGAATACGGACTCTGCAGGAGGAACTAATTTTTTATTTCCTACCAGAACTATGTCTGAGCCGACTCGAATCTTTGTGCTTAGATTTTTTTCCACGGCTCCGTTAACTTTCACTTTGCCGGAAAGGATCAATTCTTCTACCTTTCTGCGAGAACCTAGGCCGCAGTCTGCCAAGAATCTGTTGATCCGGATCTCTTTGGAGGAATCTTCCCCCGATTTTTCTTTTGCGCTTTTTTCGCCCAAACTTGCCCCCGGTCTTGCCGATCCCTCCAGATTCGAACACCCACCTATTTCCGGCTACCCAAAACACTTGACTCTTTTCGGACTCGGATAGAGGCTTTAAGGGTGAATCCTCTTAAAAAGAAGCCAAGATCCAATGCATACCAACCTGCTCCCGAAAAACCGGATTGGTTAAAGGTTAGGCTTCCTTTCCGTGAAAAGGAAAATCCGGTCGATTTCGTCCGTAATTCCGTTGAAGGAGGAAAACTCAATACTGTCTGCGAGAGCGCTTCTTGCCCGAATCTAAACCATTGTTGGTCCAGAAAAACCGCTACGTATATGCTTGCAGGAGATATTTGTACAAGACGTTGTTCCTACTGTGATGTTGCCTTTGGAAAACCACTCGCATTAGATCCAGAAGAACCTTTAAGAGTAGCAGAATCCGCAAAAGCTTTAGGTCTCAATCATGTAGTAATCACATCAGTAAATAGAGATGATCTTTCAGATGGGGGAGCTGCTCATTACAAGAGAACTGTAGAGCTGATTCGAGAAAGATTGCCTGAATGCAAAATTGAAATTTTAGTCCCTGATTTCAAAATGAGGGAAGAAAATTTAGAGATCGTATATTCTTCCAAGCCAGACATATTCAATCATAACCTAGAAACAGTGGAGAGATTATTTCCCTCTGTAGCTCCCGCCAAAAAATACGAAAGATCTTTGGATGTCTTACAACACGCGTCTGAGCGAGGATTATTAACCAAAAGTGGGTTGATTTTGGGGCTTGGAGAAACATTAGAAGAAGTTCATCAGACTTTAAAAGACCTAAGATCCGTTGGTGTTCAAATGGTTACTCTAGGACAATATCTACAACCTACTCCTACACATCTTCCGGTCAGTGAATATATTCGTCCGGAAGTTTTCAAGGATCTGAAAGAATTCGGAAAAGCCTTAGGATTCAGAACCGTATTCTCCGGACCTTTGGTCAGAAGTTCTTATCACGCGGACGAGCAAGTGCCGTGGTTCGCAAACTAAAAAGAACCAAAGATAAACTTCCGGACGTTCCGGAACCTGGAGAGATGAAAAAAATCATCTTCCATTCTGTCCTATCTTACCTTTCAAAACAAGATGGTCATGTTTCTAAAATGGAGATCAAAGATCTTCTATTCGATGCCATTAGTTTAATTCCAGGTTTCAGAGTGGAATGGGGAGAGATCCAAAAATTCGGCCGAACGAAACTTCTGGTAAATTACAAGGATAAGGTTCTAGTTTTAGATCTGGAAGAAATTTCAACGATGATCCTGAAACTGTGGGATCATTACCTGGATACCCATCCTCATCATAAGTCTAGGTAAGAGGAGGCAGAGTTCTGTCGAGGCCCAGTGATTTATTGGCACGCAGAGGCGCGGAGCCGCAGAGAAATATTTTGAATTAGTGGTTCTAAAAAACCTCTGCGTCTTGGCGTCTCTGCGTGAGAAAAATACTCTGTGTGCTCTGTGCGAAAAAACTCCGTGCCCATAAATAGAAAAACCCGAGCCACCTTACGGTAACCCGGGATTTTTCCACCTTTAAGCTTGTGCCTGTGGATTAGTTTTCGGATTTAGTTTGGAAGTCGTAGATAACTTCTTTTACATCATCCTGGTTGATCTTCTTAATACCGTCTTCGGTATGGACGATCATTGTACTACCTTGCTGGTCTACGATCGCTCCGATGATGGTAGTTTTGCCATCAGCCAGTACGATTTTTTCCAGTTTTTCGTAGTAGTTTACAAGATCCTTATTGGTTTTCAGGTTTTTAGGAGCGGAAACAAGAACGTTCTTGAATCTTTTCAGCTCGTCAGCCTGACGCTTAGCTAATTCTTCTTCGATTTTCTTTCTCTCAGCTTCATTAGCAGCGTTTGTAGCTTCGTCTACTTTACCAGACTTAGGATCGATATTCAGTTTTACTAATTTATCGGTAGTGTCTTTGTCCAGAGTAACGATGGTTCTGATCTCTTCTTCTTCGGTTTTGGAAACTCCAGCGCCACTTAATTTAGTAACCGCTTTAGGAATGTCTTTCTCCAAAGTAGCGTCTAGCTTAGTAAGTTCTTTCTCGCCGAATTTTTTATCAGGAGCTTTTACTATAGAAGACTCATCTTTTTCTAAGATAACTTCAGCTTTGTCTAAAGAAGCTTTGATCTTTTGCAATTCTGCGTTGGCAGAAATTTCTTCTGCACTTGCACCTTCCAGAGCGCGAACTCTTGGAGATACTGCAACGGATCCTTCTAATACTTTTACAACAGATCTGTCGTTTTTAGTACGATCTACAACGAAAGAAGTTCCTCTAACTCCCGCGATTGCGGTCGGAGTTACTACAGAAAACTGATCGTCTTTGCTTGCTTTATTTACTTTAGCGAAAACTTTTCCAGAAACTAAAGACAATCTAGTGTCAGTGTTTCCTTGGGTATTCAAAGCGAGAGCGGAGAATTCCAAGCTTGATTTTTCAGCTAAACGAACAGCTGATCCATCGGAGAATTGGATATCGACTTTCGCTTTTGCCTTGGTTTCAACCTTGTCCCCTTCTTTAAGGACGGTTCCAAGACTAGCTTTGTCTTCAGTTAAGTCAGCGTGTTGGATTTTTGCTTCTCCTACGCTAAATACTACGATTGCCGATGGTTGGCTCTGTTTTGCGTTCGCGGAATCCGCGTTCTCCGCAGGCTTTTTACAAGCTCCGGATGTCAACAGACCGACCATTAGGACGGCCGATGCAACGGAAATGATCTTATTCATACCCCTATCCTTCTTTGATCGAGATTAATCAGAAACCGCGGTGGAGGCAGTCCGATCTATATTGGGTTAACATCTATGGATTTGGGATTTTCAATTTATTTCAATTTTTTTTTCCAATTTGGAAGATATTTCCTGAACTAAAATCACCAAAATACAGCTCACCTGTGAAATCTTGGCCAAATGTGCTAATTAGGAAGTGAGTATCCCCTAATACAGTTAGTTTCCTTTTACCTTCTGCTTCGGTAGGAAAACCAAGCAGTTTTCCAGAGACAAAGTCAGCAAAAATATACCACCCAAAGTATTTGGAAAGATTTTTCCCTCTGTAAACGTACCCACCTGTGATAGAACGCCCTAAATCATGATCATATTCCAAGATTGGATCGGTTAACCCTGGTTTTTCGCAAGAATCCTTAGGTAAAAAGCAATGAAATCCTTCCTTTATATTCCATCCATAGTTTTTGCCTTTTAGAACCAGATCTACTTCTTCCCAATCATCCTGTCCTACGTCCGCAAGATATAGATCTCCTGTTTTGGTATCGAAGGAAAACTTCCAAGGATTTCTGAATCCATAAGCCCAGATCTCGGGTAAAAAGCCTGGTGAGTTTTTGTAAGGATTGTCTTCCGGAATTTTATATGGAGGAGCATTTGAATCCAGATTAGGTGTTATTCGGATCAAGGTGCCTAGATAAGTAGAAGTGTTTTGCCCATGTTTGTATGGATCTCCTCCTGCGCCTCCATCCCCAAACCCAATATATAATTTTCCATCTGGTCCGAAGCTTAACTGACCCGCATTATGATTGGAATAAGGTTGATCCACTCTTAATAAGATCCTTTTACGATCCTGCCAACGAATGACCTTAGAATCATCCCATCTAAATTCTAAAATGAATGTTTGGTCTTTACCAGCTTCCTTTGAAACCGCGTTGATATAAAAGAGTTTGTTTTCGGAAAACTTAGGGTGAAATGCAAGACCCAGTAAACCTTCTTCCGATCTCGTCTCAACATTTCCTGTAAAATCTGCGATGAGCCTGGGCTGCTTACTTTCAAAATTCCAAAGAAGGATTTTTCCCTTCTTCTCTAATACAACCATCTCTCCCGGTAAACTTGGATGGAATTGTATATCAGTGATTTCTTTAAATCCGGAAGCAACCGGGGTCCAACCAAAAACGTATTCGGTGCCGCTTACCTTTGTAGGTTTTTGTTTTTTAGTTTTGGCAAGAAGATAGGTGTCCGAGCCTGCGAAAAGTAAGGAGAGTCCCAGAAATAGAGAGAAGGTTAAGAACCTATTGCAAAATCGTCTCATTCTGGCAGAAAAAATACAGTTTGAAATCTCTCAGTCAAGGATGAAAAAGCCAAAAACTAGATGCCAAAACTCCCATGTAAACCAGTCTGGAGTTAAGATGAGCACGAGTACCCTTCGCCCCGAATCTTCCATTGCCTTGTTAGAGGAAATGGAAAAAAAATATAAACAGATCCCATTCGAAGCAATTCTGAAGCAGGATATTCTGAGGCAAGGGATCCATTTTCTTCCTGAATCTTTTCAGATAGAGGGAGATTATAAGACAAAGGATTATTTCATCTTCTCCTTCGACCATATTCCACTTGCTGATATGAAAGAAGGAACTGATTCCAAGGCTCCAGAAGAGATCAAGATCACAGGAGGTTATTTCGATTTATTACCTACTGTAGTTTCTACTCGTAATAACCCGGAATCACCTTACAAAGTAAAACGTATCCCTGCTGGAGAAAAAGACGAAGGCATACCTGGTCTTTATTTAAACGAAACATTTTTAGGAAAGCTGGAATATCCGCCTAAGCCTGCTTGGTACAGACACAAAACCAAATCAGGAAAAATCCCTGGAGAGATAGCACCTGTAATCGAATGGGGATACTTGATCTACTTAACAGTTTTCCGCAACTGCCAATACTTTGGTAAAGACGAAGAATGTGCTTACTGCGATATCAATCATAACTATCGACAACAGAAGAATGCTGGCAGACCGTACACAGGCGTTAAAGATATCGAAGATATTTTAGAAGTTCTGTCTTGGATAGATGCGGAAGACGAGATCGCAAAAGTTTACACGATCACGGGTGGTTCTGTCATCACTTCTCTCAAAAAGAAAAACGAGATCGATTTTTATTTAGAATACGCACAAGCAATCGAACAAAGATTCCCTGGAAGATGGATGGGCAAAATCGTTTCTCAAGCTTGGGAAAATGAAGATTGCAAAAAATTCAAAGACGCAGGTATCCAAGTTTATCATCCGAACTACGAAGTATGGGAACCGGAACTATTCAGAAAAATCTGTCCAGGTAAAGAAGCATACATTGGTAGAGATACTTGGATCAGAAGGATTGTAGACTCTGCAGAAATTTTTGGGCCTTCTTATGTAATCCCGAACTTTGTAGGGGGAGTAGAACTTTCGAGGCCTTGGGGATTTGCAACAGTTGCTGAAGCAATCAAGTCAACGGGAGAAGGTTTGGACTTCTTCATGTCCAAGGGAATCATGCCTAGATTTACCGCTTGGTGTCCTGAACCTTATACAACTTTAGGAACACAGGCTGGTCCTCCACTGGAATATTTCTGTGAATTACTCACAGTCTGGAAGTCTACATTCGAAAAATATAATCTTCCAGTTCCTCCAGGTTACGGAGAACCAGGACCAGGAAAGGCGGTATTCTCTGTATCCGCCTTTATGGATGTGATTGGTTATCCAGGAAGGGTTTAATCCCCCACATTTGAAGAACGTTGCACTCTTCTCCAGGTATTTGCCCAAGAAGCGAAAGAGTTTTGGTTTCTAGTTTGTAGATATAGTTTTCCTTTACCGGAAAACTTAGCTACAAGTCCTTCACCGGATAAGAATAGAGATTTTAATCCGCCCACTTTATCTATATGATAATCCAAACTAGGTTCGAATGCTACAATATGCCCTGTGTCCACGATGTACATTCCATCCACATCTACTTGGTGGATTGCTCCAAAGCTAGAAAAGAAAAGGTCCCCTGTTCCGGAAACTTTTAGGAAGAATAAACCTTCTCCCGCGAAAAATCCTTTGAAACCTCCCCATTTGCTGTCTATCACAAGCTCGGTTCCACCTGCAACATAGGCTCCTCTACTTAAGATCAATTCTTCGTTTTTGAGGGTTATATGTTCTAAGTCTCCTTGTGTGGCTGAGGTTAAAAATAATTCCCCAGTTCCACCTTCTACTGTGAATGTGTTCTGGAAGAAGGACTCACCGCTGAACAATGCTCTTTTTGCAGACGCGAATATTCCGCCTTGGGCCTTGGTCTC
It encodes:
- a CDS encoding TIGR00266 family protein; translated protein: MKFEILAKPDFPILKLNMNSGESIRAESGAMVAMSPEVKMETKAQGGIFASAKRALFSGESFFQNTFTVEGGTGELFLTSATQGDLEHITLKNEELILSRGAYVAGGTELVIDSKWGGFKGFFAGEGLFFLKVSGTGDLFFSSFGAIHQVDVDGMYIVDTGHIVAFEPSLDYHIDKVGGLKSLFLSGEGLVAKFSGKGKLYLQTRNQNSFASWANTWRRVQRSSNVGD
- a CDS encoding lipoprotein LipL45, which codes for MNKIISVASAVLMVGLLTSGACKKPAENADSANAKQSQPSAIVVFSVGEAKIQHADLTEDKASLGTVLKEGDKVETKAKAKVDIQFSDGSAVRLAEKSSLEFSALALNTQGNTDTRLSLVSGKVFAKVNKASKDDQFSVVTPTAIAGVRGTSFVVDRTKNDRSVVKVLEGSVAVSPRVRALEGASAEEISANAELQKIKASLDKAEVILEKDESSIVKAPDKKFGEKELTKLDATLEKDIPKAVTKLSGAGVSKTEEEEIRTIVTLDKDTTDKLVKLNIDPKSGKVDEATNAANEAERKKIEEELAKRQADELKRFKNVLVSAPKNLKTNKDLVNYYEKLEKIVLADGKTTIIGAIVDQQGSTMIVHTEDGIKKINQDDVKEVIYDFQTKSEN
- a CDS encoding radical SAM protein; amino-acid sequence: MSTSTLRPESSIALLEEMEKKYKQIPFEAILKQDILRQGIHFLPESFQIEGDYKTKDYFIFSFDHIPLADMKEGTDSKAPEEIKITGGYFDLLPTVVSTRNNPESPYKVKRIPAGEKDEGIPGLYLNETFLGKLEYPPKPAWYRHKTKSGKIPGEIAPVIEWGYLIYLTVFRNCQYFGKDEECAYCDINHNYRQQKNAGRPYTGVKDIEDILEVLSWIDAEDEIAKVYTITGGSVITSLKKKNEIDFYLEYAQAIEQRFPGRWMGKIVSQAWENEDCKKFKDAGIQVYHPNYEVWEPELFRKICPGKEAYIGRDTWIRRIVDSAEIFGPSYVIPNFVGGVELSRPWGFATVAEAIKSTGEGLDFFMSKGIMPRFTAWCPEPYTTLGTQAGPPLEYFCELLTVWKSTFEKYNLPVPPGYGEPGPGKAVFSVSAFMDVIGYPGRV
- the lipA gene encoding lipoyl synthase, whose amino-acid sequence is MNPLKKKPRSNAYQPAPEKPDWLKVRLPFREKENPVDFVRNSVEGGKLNTVCESASCPNLNHCWSRKTATYMLAGDICTRRCSYCDVAFGKPLALDPEEPLRVAESAKALGLNHVVITSVNRDDLSDGGAAHYKRTVELIRERLPECKIEILVPDFKMREENLEIVYSSKPDIFNHNLETVERLFPSVAPAKKYERSLDVLQHASERGLLTKSGLILGLGETLEEVHQTLKDLRSVGVQMVTLGQYLQPTPTHLPVSEYIRPEVFKDLKEFGKALGFRTVFSGPLVRSSYHADEQVPWFAN
- a CDS encoding PQQ-dependent sugar dehydrogenase is translated as MRRFCNRFLTFSLFLGLSLLFAGSDTYLLAKTKKQKPTKVSGTEYVFGWTPVASGFKEITDIQFHPSLPGEMVVLEKKGKILLWNFESKQPRLIADFTGNVETRSEEGLLGLAFHPKFSENKLFYINAVSKEAGKDQTFILEFRWDDSKVIRWQDRKRILLRVDQPYSNHNAGQLSFGPDGKLYIGFGDGGAGGDPYKHGQNTSTYLGTLIRITPNLDSNAPPYKIPEDNPYKNSPGFLPEIWAYGFRNPWKFSFDTKTGDLYLADVGQDDWEEVDLVLKGKNYGWNIKEGFHCFLPKDSCEKPGLTDPILEYDHDLGRSITGGYVYRGKNLSKYFGWYIFADFVSGKLLGFPTEAEGKRKLTVLGDTHFLISTFGQDFTGELYFGDFSSGNIFQIGKKN
- a CDS encoding pseudouridine synthase, with product MGEKSAKEKSGEDSSKEIRINRFLADCGLGSRRKVEELILSGKVKVNGAVEKNLSTKIRVGSDIVLVGNKKLVPPAESVFLALNKPKGFLCSHSDRFHSNTVFELLPKKYGKLFIAGRLDLDSRGLLLLSDQGNLVQEITHPSEGSEKEYEVILEEELDAKEVKDRFTKGFMDEGEFLKAEKVTSLVKGEESSKFRVILKQGRKRQIRRMFSILGGRVIDLQRIRIGKLSLEKLKIGEGKFVLLDPKVWRP